In Shouchella patagoniensis, the following are encoded in one genomic region:
- a CDS encoding beta-galactosidase produces MKYDHIHPSVEGILHGGDYNPDQWVHMPEIIHEDFRLMPLANCNTFSINIFGWSAIEPQEGVYTFEWLDDIMNRLAEKDYNAILATPSGARPAWLSKAYPEVLRVESNRKRNLHGQRHNHCFTSPVYRRKVKEMNRKLAERYKDHPALKMWHISNEYGGECHCQYCQEAFRLWLKQRYHHSIEELNQAWWTGFWSHRFSEWDEIESPAPHGESFVHAHNLDWKRFVTDQTIDFYRNEIEPIREITPEVKVTTNFMGNYPHMRPFLGLNYQKFASEVDVISWDSYPAWHNDFKSNVDLAVEVGFVHDVYRSMKGGQPFLLMESTPSLVNWQEINRPKQPGMHELSSLQAVAHGADAILYFQWRKSRGSSEKFHGAVVDHSGHEHTRVFKEVAKLGETLEKLAPVARATMHAEVAIIYDWENQWAIDDAQATNNRDKGYAAQAQSHYKSFWKKGIAVDIIGMDADFSKYKLVIGPMLYMLKPGVAETITQFVEDGGVFVSTYWSGVVNESDLCFLGGFPGPLKKVLGVWSEEIDALYKGETVAFSWENQAFKAHSFVERIHLDGAESIAVFEQGKGETLPAVTKNVYGKGEAYYMAAWNEQSFYDAFYQQLCQRLSLKAPAAMIPEGVSVQTRSNGEQAYTFVMNFSEKQEYVQFNEEKVTLEGKKVHQATLEPYGWLVVVDQVSKKGRG; encoded by the coding sequence ATGAAGTATGATCATATTCACCCATCTGTAGAAGGCATATTGCATGGAGGCGATTACAACCCTGATCAATGGGTACATATGCCAGAAATTATTCATGAGGATTTTCGCTTGATGCCGCTTGCGAACTGTAACACGTTTTCGATCAATATCTTTGGCTGGAGTGCAATTGAACCTCAAGAAGGCGTTTATACGTTTGAATGGCTTGATGACATTATGAACCGATTAGCTGAAAAAGATTACAATGCCATTCTAGCTACACCAAGCGGAGCGAGACCTGCTTGGCTTTCGAAAGCGTACCCAGAAGTACTGCGTGTAGAATCAAATAGAAAGCGGAATTTGCATGGACAACGACATAACCATTGTTTTACATCGCCCGTTTATCGTAGAAAAGTGAAGGAAATGAACCGGAAATTAGCAGAACGTTATAAAGACCACCCAGCTCTTAAGATGTGGCATATTTCTAATGAGTACGGTGGAGAGTGCCATTGTCAATATTGCCAAGAGGCTTTTCGTTTATGGTTAAAGCAACGCTATCATCATTCTATAGAGGAATTGAATCAGGCATGGTGGACTGGTTTCTGGAGCCACCGTTTTTCAGAATGGGATGAAATTGAATCGCCTGCACCACATGGTGAATCGTTTGTTCATGCTCATAACTTAGATTGGAAACGTTTTGTCACTGACCAGACAATTGATTTTTATCGCAACGAAATTGAACCAATTAGGGAAATAACGCCAGAGGTAAAAGTGACAACAAACTTTATGGGCAATTATCCACATATGCGCCCATTTTTAGGTCTTAATTATCAAAAGTTTGCCAGTGAAGTGGATGTCATTAGTTGGGATAGTTATCCAGCTTGGCATAATGATTTTAAATCAAACGTAGACTTAGCAGTTGAAGTTGGCTTCGTCCATGATGTCTACCGGTCAATGAAAGGCGGTCAACCATTTTTATTAATGGAAAGCACACCAAGTCTAGTAAACTGGCAAGAGATTAATCGACCAAAACAACCAGGTATGCATGAGCTATCATCGTTACAAGCTGTTGCCCATGGGGCAGATGCGATTCTTTATTTCCAATGGCGTAAAAGTAGAGGGTCGTCTGAAAAATTCCATGGCGCAGTTGTTGATCATTCAGGACACGAACATACGAGGGTCTTTAAGGAAGTTGCGAAGCTAGGCGAAACACTTGAGAAGCTGGCTCCAGTTGCTAGGGCAACGATGCATGCTGAGGTCGCCATTATTTATGACTGGGAGAACCAGTGGGCCATTGATGATGCTCAAGCAACAAATAATAGAGACAAAGGGTACGCAGCCCAAGCACAAAGCCATTATAAAAGTTTTTGGAAGAAAGGCATTGCAGTTGATATCATCGGAATGGATGCAGACTTTTCGAAATACAAGCTTGTCATCGGTCCAATGCTCTACATGCTAAAACCAGGTGTGGCGGAGACAATCACCCAGTTTGTTGAAGATGGAGGAGTCTTTGTCTCTACTTATTGGAGTGGGGTTGTAAATGAGAGCGATCTTTGTTTTCTCGGTGGATTTCCTGGACCGCTTAAGAAGGTATTAGGTGTTTGGTCAGAGGAGATAGATGCGTTGTACAAAGGCGAGACAGTAGCTTTTTCTTGGGAGAATCAAGCATTTAAAGCTCATTCCTTCGTAGAGCGAATCCATTTAGATGGAGCTGAAAGCATAGCAGTTTTTGAGCAAGGAAAGGGTGAAACGTTGCCTGCCGTCACTAAGAATGTATACGGTAAAGGAGAAGCCTATTACATGGCTGCTTGGAATGAACAATCTTTTTATGATGCTTTCTATCAACAGCTGTGCCAAAGACTAAGTTTGAAAGCTCCTGCTGCTATGATTCCAGAGGGAGTGAGCGTACAAACAAGATCGAATGGAGAACAAGCATACACATTCGTCATGAACTTTAGCGAAAAGCAGGAATATGTCCAATTTAATGAGGAAAAAGTGACTCTTGAAGGAAAAAAAGTGCATCAGGCAACGCTTGAGCCATATGGTTGGCTTGTCGTTGTGGATCAAGTAAGTAAAAAAGGGCGAGGATGA
- a CDS encoding glycoside hydrolase family 53 protein gives MKANVSIEPIADLSEDFIKGADISMLPEIEESGGRYFNEGNEVDPLVLLKEKGVNSVRIRVWVDPYDEHGNAYGGGTVDENRAIELAKRADSLGFSLLIDFHYSDFWTDPGKQFKPKSWESYNHEQLKQAIYIHTTSVLTRLKAAGVTPEMVQVGNEINSGVLWPDGKSWGEGGGEFDSLADFLNAGLQAVRDSDPSIQTMLHLAEGGDLEMVRWWMEEIALRGVDFDVMGLSYYPYWDGDFNKLKAVMDYITHEHNKESIIVETAYGFTTHNGDTLDNIFSSESAELVGYPATPQGQATYLRDLMEVVHKANGVGFYYWEPLWIPVNGAPWATEQGMQYIKTDGDVGNAWDNQAVFDFNGEALPSLNVFHLVNPEQTN, from the coding sequence ATGAAAGCAAACGTATCAATTGAACCTATAGCCGATTTGTCCGAGGATTTTATAAAAGGTGCAGATATCTCAATGCTTCCAGAAATTGAAGAGAGCGGAGGGCGCTACTTCAACGAAGGGAATGAAGTTGACCCGCTCGTATTATTAAAAGAAAAAGGCGTTAATTCTGTTCGAATCCGTGTGTGGGTTGACCCATATGACGAGCATGGAAATGCTTATGGTGGCGGTACAGTTGATGAAAACCGAGCGATTGAATTAGCCAAAAGAGCTGATTCTTTAGGATTCTCACTTCTAATTGATTTCCATTATAGTGATTTTTGGACGGACCCAGGCAAACAATTTAAGCCAAAAAGCTGGGAAAGCTATAATCATGAGCAGTTAAAACAAGCGATTTATATCCATACAACAAGTGTGTTAACACGGTTGAAAGCGGCGGGAGTTACACCTGAAATGGTGCAAGTCGGGAACGAAATCAATTCAGGTGTACTCTGGCCAGACGGGAAAAGCTGGGGGGAAGGCGGAGGAGAATTTGACAGCCTTGCCGACTTTTTGAATGCTGGACTTCAGGCTGTTAGAGATAGTGATCCTTCTATTCAAACGATGCTTCATCTGGCAGAGGGGGGCGACCTTGAGATGGTACGCTGGTGGATGGAAGAAATCGCTCTTAGGGGAGTGGACTTCGATGTGATGGGCCTGTCATATTATCCATACTGGGATGGCGATTTTAATAAATTAAAAGCCGTGATGGATTATATAACTCATGAGCACAACAAAGAATCGATCATTGTTGAAACAGCTTATGGGTTTACGACGCACAATGGAGATACATTAGATAATATTTTTTCAAGTGAATCAGCAGAACTAGTCGGATACCCAGCGACTCCACAAGGGCAAGCCACTTATTTACGCGACTTAATGGAGGTCGTTCACAAGGCAAATGGGGTGGGATTTTACTACTGGGAACCACTTTGGATTCCAGTAAATGGTGCCCCTTGGGCAACGGAGCAAGGGATGCAGTATATCAAAACAGATGGAGACGTTGGGAACGCGTGGGACAATCAAGCCGTGTTTGATTTTAACGGAGAGGCACTACCTTCACTTAATGTTTTCCATCTTGTAAATCCAGAACAAACCAACTAA
- a CDS encoding galactokinase, protein MMTENLYESYKLLFNKEADPFYAFAPGRMNIIGEHTDYNGGNVLPAAISFGTYALGSKREDGVIRVHSLNFPEDGVITFHMDVLDYKQEDGWANYPKGMFRYLHEAGHFLHGGADILFYGDIPNGAGLSSSASIELATGVLLTSLFHLDLERQDLVLIGQRVENEFLGISSGIMDQFAVGMGKANHAIHLNCDSLEFEYAPLMLDGYSFIIMNTNKRRTLVSSSYNERRQQCEAALKQLNKESNLSYLCELTPGQFEKRKHLIVDPILRKRAKHVIYEHGRTAEAVKKLANGDLSGFGQLINESHESLKYEYEVTGEELDTIVHTAWKQEGVLGARMTGAGFGGCAIAIVKNEHIFAFIENTKKVYKEVIGYDASFYQVTIGDGAYVCNKKPMIQK, encoded by the coding sequence ATAATGACAGAAAATCTATATGAATCATATAAGCTGTTATTTAACAAAGAGGCAGATCCATTCTATGCGTTTGCCCCTGGAAGAATGAATATCATTGGTGAACATACGGATTACAACGGTGGGAATGTTTTGCCGGCAGCTATTTCGTTTGGTACATATGCACTCGGTTCAAAGAGAGAAGATGGTGTGATTCGTGTTCATTCACTTAATTTTCCAGAGGATGGAGTAATCACGTTTCACATGGATGTGCTAGATTATAAGCAAGAAGATGGTTGGGCTAATTACCCTAAAGGAATGTTCCGTTATTTGCACGAAGCCGGGCATTTCCTCCATGGGGGAGCGGATATTTTGTTTTATGGCGATATTCCTAATGGGGCAGGACTTTCTTCTTCAGCATCAATTGAACTAGCCACTGGAGTCCTCCTTACATCTTTGTTTCACTTAGATTTGGAGCGTCAAGATCTTGTGTTAATCGGTCAACGGGTCGAGAATGAATTTCTTGGCATTAGTAGTGGCATCATGGATCAATTTGCCGTTGGGATGGGGAAAGCAAATCATGCGATTCACTTGAATTGTGATTCATTAGAGTTCGAATATGCCCCTTTAATGCTTGATGGATACAGCTTTATCATTATGAATACGAACAAACGGCGCACGTTAGTGAGTTCAAGCTATAATGAACGTCGACAGCAATGTGAAGCAGCGCTAAAACAGTTAAATAAAGAAAGTAATCTTTCTTATTTGTGCGAACTGACACCTGGGCAGTTTGAGAAGCGTAAACATTTAATTGTAGACCCTATTCTACGTAAACGGGCAAAGCATGTGATTTATGAACATGGACGTACAGCTGAAGCTGTAAAGAAGTTGGCAAATGGCGACCTTTCTGGTTTTGGTCAATTAATTAATGAATCTCATGAATCACTTAAATATGAGTATGAGGTGACAGGGGAGGAACTCGATACAATTGTCCATACTGCTTGGAAACAAGAAGGCGTTTTAGGAGCAAGAATGACTGGGGCTGGATTTGGAGGTTGTGCGATTGCCATTGTAAAAAATGAACATATTTTTGCTTTTATCGAGAATACAAAAAAAGTGTATAAAGAAGTGATCGGTTATGATGCATCCTTTTATCAAGTAACGATTGGAGATGGTGCATACGTATGCAACAAAAAACCAATGATCCAAAAATAG
- a CDS encoding carbohydrate ABC transporter permease: protein MKLEERVHKKPTTNHRLVAGLLSIIPGLGQIYNKQLAKGAVFLLFGVAFLFVFKDLFNMGFWGLATLGVQTPRDNSVFLLAEGIIAVIVAAFGIAFYYFMIRDAVKNGRRRDLGLELNSIRKQYHQLLDSSFPYLMSSPAFFLLIFTVLFPILFSFAIAFTNYDLYHSPPANLFDWVGFQNFINIFSVDIWRSTFFDVLGWTVIWTLVATTLQCALGIFLAILLNQRDIKGKSFFRTFFILPWAVPGFVTILVFAGLFNDSFGAINNDILAFFGINGLPWLNDPFWSRIALIGMQMWLGFPFIFIMTTGVLQAIPEDLYEAATIDGAGFMQKFRLITLPLVLYSIAPILITQYTFNFNNFNIIYLFNGGGPPVPGSTAGGTDILVSWIYKLTMQSSQYSLAAAITILLSLFVIGIALWQFKRTNSFKEEDMM from the coding sequence GTGAAACTCGAAGAACGCGTTCATAAAAAACCTACAACCAACCATCGGTTGGTTGCAGGCTTGCTTTCAATCATTCCAGGTCTTGGTCAGATCTATAATAAGCAGCTTGCTAAAGGGGCCGTTTTTTTGCTTTTCGGAGTTGCTTTTCTTTTTGTTTTTAAAGACTTATTTAATATGGGTTTTTGGGGCTTAGCAACACTGGGCGTACAAACGCCTAGAGATAACTCGGTCTTTCTGCTAGCAGAAGGAATTATTGCCGTCATTGTCGCTGCTTTTGGTATCGCCTTTTATTATTTTATGATACGAGATGCTGTGAAAAATGGCCGGCGTCGAGATTTGGGCTTAGAACTAAATTCAATTCGTAAGCAATATCATCAACTACTAGATTCTAGTTTTCCATACTTGATGAGTTCCCCTGCATTTTTTTTATTAATTTTTACTGTTCTTTTTCCAATTCTGTTTAGTTTTGCAATTGCATTTACGAACTATGATTTATACCACTCGCCACCTGCAAATCTTTTTGATTGGGTTGGTTTTCAGAATTTCATTAATATCTTTTCCGTGGATATATGGCGGTCGACTTTTTTTGATGTGCTTGGGTGGACAGTCATTTGGACGCTAGTGGCTACGACGCTACAATGTGCTCTTGGGATCTTTTTAGCCATCTTATTAAACCAACGTGATATAAAGGGGAAATCGTTTTTTAGAACGTTCTTTATCCTGCCTTGGGCGGTGCCAGGGTTTGTGACGATTCTTGTTTTTGCTGGACTGTTTAATGATTCTTTTGGCGCGATAAATAATGACATTCTTGCTTTCTTTGGCATAAATGGGTTGCCATGGCTAAATGACCCTTTCTGGAGTAGAATCGCATTAATAGGTATGCAGATGTGGCTTGGGTTTCCATTTATTTTTATTATGACAACAGGAGTATTACAAGCTATTCCAGAGGATTTATACGAGGCAGCAACGATTGATGGAGCTGGTTTTATGCAAAAATTCCGTCTGATCACGTTGCCACTTGTCCTTTATTCCATAGCGCCAATTCTAATCACGCAATACACGTTTAATTTTAATAACTTTAATATCATTTATTTGTTTAATGGTGGAGGTCCACCAGTTCCTGGATCTACTGCAGGGGGAACCGATATTCTTGTCTCGTGGATTTATAAACTTACGATGCAATCGTCGCAGTATTCGTTAGCCGCAGCTATTACAATATTGCTTTCTCTATTCGTTATTGGAATTGCATTATGGCAGTTTAAACGGACGAATTCCTTCAAAGAGGAGGATATGATGTGA
- a CDS encoding sugar ABC transporter permease has product MTIHLKRRIRLFVTYMILLFVVVLIAYPLLWTIGASFNPGNSLMSTSIIPENPSFTHYMNLLGEGSHPYVQWYMNSMKISLITMAITLVLVSFSGYAFSRFRFKGRKNGLILFLLLQMIPQFSALIAIFVLAQMLGLINSHWALILIYAGGAIPMNTYLLKGYLDSIPRDLDESARIDGASHFRIYAQIIMPLAKPILAVVAINSFTGPLGDFILASVIVRSPEMYTLPIGLYNLVSNPMGASYTMFAAGALLISIPVALLFLLLQKQFVSGLTQGGVKG; this is encoded by the coding sequence ATGACGATTCACTTGAAAAGACGAATTCGACTATTTGTGACATACATGATTCTATTATTTGTTGTTGTGTTGATTGCATATCCACTCCTTTGGACGATAGGAGCTTCGTTTAACCCAGGTAATAGTTTAATGAGCACATCGATCATTCCAGAGAACCCCTCCTTCACACATTACATGAATTTGTTAGGTGAAGGGTCGCATCCATATGTGCAATGGTATATGAATTCAATGAAAATAAGCTTGATTACGATGGCGATTACGTTAGTGTTAGTTAGTTTTTCTGGATATGCTTTTTCTCGTTTTCGTTTTAAAGGAAGGAAAAATGGATTAATTCTATTTTTATTGTTACAAATGATTCCCCAATTCTCTGCGCTAATTGCTATCTTTGTCCTTGCACAAATGCTAGGACTCATTAACAGCCATTGGGCGCTGATCTTGATTTATGCGGGTGGAGCTATACCAATGAATACATATTTGCTAAAGGGTTATCTTGATTCGATTCCTCGTGATCTAGATGAATCGGCACGAATAGATGGAGCTAGTCACTTTCGCATTTATGCCCAAATTATAATGCCGCTTGCTAAACCGATTCTCGCCGTTGTTGCCATTAATTCATTTACTGGACCGCTTGGAGATTTTATTTTAGCTAGTGTAATCGTTAGGTCGCCAGAAATGTATACACTGCCAATTGGCTTATATAATCTGGTCTCCAATCCTATGGGTGCAAGTTACACGATGTTTGCAGCTGGTGCCTTGCTCATCTCGATTCCGGTTGCGTTGTTGTTTTTGCTTTTACAGAAACAATTTGTTTCAGGATTAACACAAGGTGGTGTCAAAGGATGA
- a CDS encoding UDP-glucose--hexose-1-phosphate uridylyltransferase, whose product MQQKTNDPKIDKRLMGELIETLIQAAIDAQMLPARDSVYVRNRVMSLMSVEAVPNEISALESCTIADALDTLIAYAAKCNIIDDEIGHRDQFASKIMNCFLPPPSSIEAEFARRYEHSIEEATSYFYELSKNSQYIQTNRMKKNVHFNAPTPFGTIDLSINLSKPEKDPEVIKRERSQNVRSSYPSCLLCIENEGYEGRMGYPGRANHRVIQLLLEGEDWYFQYSPYLYYNEHSIVFSASHRPMQINQSTFKRLLAFTEQFPHYFIGSNADLPIVGGSILTHDHYQAGRYEFPMAKASDVFTFSLNQFKQINCSVLHWPLSVIRLRGGDRFEVADAANEVLQKWIMYSDEEASLMAYTGQERHNTITPIARRRNHLFELDLILRNNRTSTQHPLGIFHPHQDVHPIKKENIGLIEAMGLAILPPRLKGEFAVIRQYLLGYTKSVDPIHQEWAQRVKQTYGVFLNEAEANTVIQKETAKLFIKGLTDAGVFKNENAFKRFIDYIR is encoded by the coding sequence ATGCAACAAAAAACCAATGATCCAAAAATAGATAAACGATTAATGGGAGAATTGATCGAAACGCTCATTCAAGCAGCAATAGATGCTCAGATGCTTCCTGCGAGAGACAGCGTTTATGTCCGAAATCGAGTAATGAGCTTAATGAGTGTAGAAGCCGTTCCAAATGAGATTTCTGCCTTAGAAAGCTGTACAATTGCAGATGCCTTGGACACTCTCATTGCCTATGCGGCTAAGTGCAACATTATTGATGATGAAATCGGTCATCGAGATCAATTTGCTTCAAAAATAATGAATTGTTTTCTGCCTCCTCCATCGTCGATTGAGGCAGAATTTGCAAGACGGTATGAACATTCAATCGAAGAAGCAACTTCTTATTTTTATGAGTTAAGTAAAAACAGTCAGTATATCCAAACCAATCGAATGAAAAAAAATGTACATTTTAACGCACCAACTCCGTTCGGAACAATTGATTTATCCATAAACTTGTCGAAACCGGAAAAAGACCCAGAAGTAATTAAGCGAGAACGAAGTCAAAATGTTAGAAGTTCGTACCCGTCTTGTTTGCTTTGTATTGAAAACGAAGGATACGAAGGACGAATGGGTTATCCAGGACGTGCAAACCACCGTGTGATCCAACTTCTTTTAGAAGGGGAAGATTGGTACTTTCAATATTCACCTTATTTATACTACAACGAGCATAGTATTGTTTTTTCTGCCAGCCATCGCCCGATGCAAATAAACCAATCAACATTTAAGCGGTTGCTCGCATTTACGGAGCAATTTCCTCATTACTTTATTGGATCAAATGCTGATTTACCCATTGTTGGAGGCTCCATTTTAACCCATGATCATTATCAAGCTGGGCGATACGAATTTCCAATGGCAAAAGCGAGCGACGTTTTCACTTTTTCACTAAACCAATTTAAACAGATAAACTGTTCAGTGCTCCACTGGCCACTGTCTGTTATTCGTCTAAGAGGGGGAGACAGATTTGAAGTTGCCGATGCAGCGAATGAAGTATTACAAAAGTGGATCATGTATTCAGATGAAGAAGCATCACTAATGGCCTATACAGGGCAGGAGCGCCATAATACGATTACACCAATTGCTCGGCGACGTAATCATTTATTTGAATTGGATTTAATCTTACGGAACAATCGAACATCAACGCAACATCCACTAGGTATTTTCCACCCTCATCAAGATGTTCATCCGATTAAAAAAGAAAATATTGGTCTAATCGAAGCGATGGGCCTGGCTATTTTGCCGCCGCGTCTAAAAGGAGAGTTTGCTGTTATAAGGCAGTATTTGCTTGGTTATACAAAAAGTGTCGATCCAATTCATCAAGAGTGGGCACAGAGGGTGAAGCAAACATATGGAGTGTTTTTAAATGAAGCAGAAGCAAATACAGTTATTCAAAAAGAAACAGCCAAACTATTCATTAAAGGGTTAACGGACGCTGGAGTTTTTAAAAACGAGAATGCGTTCAAAAGGTTTATCGACTATATACGTTAA
- a CDS encoding extracellular solute-binding protein, protein MKKIWQTGLISGIALTVAACGPQDDGNTGESANSQETDKLVIWEDAEKAVGITEAVAEFEEIHGIEIEVIEKEYAGQIEDLRLDGPAGSGPDVLTIPHDQIGTAVIEGLLAPLEMGDDVSGRFTEESLLSQTVDGTLYGLPKAVETTILFYNKDLVDDVPVSLEEWYELSKERVEDGDYGFVAKWDEIFYAMSVLGGEGGYIFPQNEDGQYDVTDIGLANDGAVFGGEYIQTFFEEELFPSGIVGEQGINVLDTLFTEGRAAAVISGPWSFEPYARAGVDYGVAPLPTLPGGEPMNSFLNVKSYNVSSYSQNQELAQQFVEFLTNEENSLTRFEETGEIPPLTALADEPTIADDEHAAAVSEQSLHATMTPNIAEMSEVWTPVDNALGLIATGRADVREALEEAVSTIASQIAANHSGN, encoded by the coding sequence ATGAAAAAAATATGGCAAACGGGACTTATTAGTGGAATTGCTTTGACTGTCGCAGCGTGTGGACCTCAAGACGACGGAAATACAGGGGAGTCAGCAAATAGTCAAGAAACAGATAAATTAGTGATCTGGGAAGATGCTGAAAAAGCAGTAGGGATTACTGAAGCGGTTGCTGAATTTGAAGAAATACATGGGATTGAAATAGAAGTAATAGAAAAAGAGTACGCTGGTCAAATTGAGGATCTCCGTCTAGATGGACCAGCAGGTTCTGGTCCAGATGTATTAACAATCCCCCATGATCAAATAGGCACTGCTGTTATTGAAGGATTGTTGGCTCCTTTGGAGATGGGTGATGATGTTTCAGGTCGATTTACTGAGGAATCACTCCTTTCGCAAACAGTTGATGGCACATTGTATGGTTTGCCAAAAGCAGTAGAAACAACAATCCTTTTTTACAATAAAGATCTTGTGGATGACGTACCAGTCTCACTCGAAGAATGGTATGAGTTGTCAAAAGAGCGAGTAGAAGACGGTGACTATGGTTTTGTGGCAAAGTGGGATGAAATTTTTTATGCAATGAGCGTTTTAGGTGGAGAAGGAGGATACATCTTCCCTCAAAACGAGGATGGTCAGTATGACGTGACAGACATTGGTCTGGCAAATGATGGTGCTGTCTTTGGTGGAGAGTATATACAAACGTTTTTTGAGGAGGAACTTTTTCCGTCTGGAATTGTTGGTGAACAAGGCATTAACGTATTAGACACTCTGTTCACAGAAGGAAGAGCAGCAGCTGTTATTTCAGGTCCTTGGTCTTTTGAACCTTATGCAAGAGCTGGTGTTGATTATGGGGTTGCTCCATTGCCAACATTGCCAGGTGGAGAGCCAATGAATTCATTCCTTAATGTAAAAAGTTATAACGTTTCTTCGTATTCTCAAAACCAAGAGCTGGCACAACAATTTGTTGAATTTTTAACAAATGAAGAAAATTCATTAACTCGTTTCGAGGAAACGGGAGAAATCCCGCCACTCACTGCACTTGCAGATGAACCAACAATTGCGGACGATGAGCATGCTGCTGCAGTATCTGAACAGAGTCTACATGCTACTATGACACCTAATATTGCTGAAATGTCAGAGGTTTGGACACCGGTTGATAATGCATTAGGTTTAATTGCTACAGGACGGGCTGACGTAAGGGAGGCGTTGGAAGAGGCAGTGAGTACAATAGCGTCGCAAATTGCTGCGAACCATAGTGGGAATTAA
- a CDS encoding Zn-dependent hydrolase — MTFVRQDFNDAAKQIPTQNGIKANVLAARLTALSQIGRTSEGGVTRFVYTEEEEQAKKLLHKWGNRIGLTMREDAAGNLIGRLEGSNPTLAAVATGSHIDTVANGGAFDGALGALASLSAIESIIEDGTIYPRSLEWLVFANEEGSRFPTGIFGSQVMMGEFTELDVQRYKDNNGITLANAMTEAGYPPSNMVEAQRSKEDFYAFLELHIEQGKQLEDAHIPIGIVSGIAGPLWLRGTFTGESDHAGNTPMTMRRDASIAGAEWIIGIEKLPHSFSNTAVATVGAQEVYPNTPNVITGKSVLTVDIRDIHAETRNQLVDAIITLGEEIASNRGLTFTHEFLTAIDPVPVSEFMQTLLKKSASKLGFASMALPSGAGHDAMIIGRHVENTGMIFVPSVGGTSHSPEEFTSLEDCVRGTAVLKEALVQLLHED, encoded by the coding sequence ATGACCTTTGTTCGTCAAGACTTTAATGATGCTGCCAAACAAATACCGACACAAAACGGAATCAAAGCAAATGTACTTGCCGCAAGATTGACCGCGCTCTCTCAAATTGGACGCACGTCAGAAGGCGGTGTGACTCGATTTGTATACACAGAGGAAGAGGAGCAAGCAAAAAAGCTCTTGCATAAATGGGGGAATCGCATCGGTCTTACGATGCGTGAAGACGCAGCTGGAAATCTTATCGGACGTTTAGAAGGCAGTAACCCAACCTTAGCTGCTGTTGCAACCGGTTCTCATATTGATACAGTCGCAAATGGAGGTGCTTTTGACGGGGCACTTGGAGCACTAGCTTCTCTAAGTGCTATTGAATCAATTATCGAAGATGGTACAATTTATCCTCGTTCGCTCGAGTGGCTTGTTTTTGCAAACGAAGAAGGTTCTCGGTTTCCCACGGGAATCTTCGGTTCACAAGTTATGATGGGTGAGTTCACTGAATTGGATGTTCAGCGTTACAAAGATAACAATGGCATCACACTTGCAAACGCAATGACTGAAGCAGGCTATCCCCCTAGTAACATGGTGGAAGCACAACGGTCAAAAGAGGACTTTTATGCTTTTTTAGAACTTCATATTGAACAAGGAAAGCAATTAGAAGATGCCCATATTCCAATTGGCATCGTTAGTGGGATTGCAGGACCTTTATGGTTACGCGGGACATTTACAGGAGAAAGCGATCATGCTGGAAATACGCCAATGACCATGCGAAGAGATGCAAGTATTGCAGGCGCAGAGTGGATTATCGGTATTGAAAAACTGCCACACTCTTTCAGCAACACTGCCGTCGCCACTGTTGGTGCACAAGAAGTCTATCCAAACACGCCTAACGTCATTACAGGGAAATCCGTGCTTACTGTTGATATCCGTGATATTCACGCGGAAACCCGAAACCAACTTGTTGATGCCATCATCACTCTTGGGGAAGAGATCGCATCTAATCGGGGACTTACATTCACCCATGAATTCTTAACGGCAATTGACCCAGTACCTGTATCCGAATTTATGCAAACGCTTCTTAAGAAAAGCGCATCAAAACTTGGATTCGCTTCGATGGCACTGCCTAGTGGAGCCGGCCACGATGCAATGATCATCGGACGTCATGTAGAAAACACTGGCATGATTTTTGTTCCTAGTGTTGGTGGCACAAGTCACTCTCCAGAGGAATTTACTTCTCTTGAAGACTGTGTGCGGGGAACTGCTGTATTAAAAGAGGCCCTTGTTCAATTGCTTCATGAAGATTGA